CGATAAGTCAGTGCAGGAGAAACATCTTGCCCAAGCAACACCGGACCATCAAGGTCGACAACCTCAGACTGAACCGCGATAGGTAGCGCTGCACGCATAGCCAATGATGTACCAAGCATGCAACCCGACATTAGGGTGAACCCGAGCCTTTGCGCTTCTTCTGCAAGTACGAGGGCCTCTGTCAGTCCTCCCGTTTTATCTAACTTGATGTTCACCATTTCATACTTACCCAACAATGATGATAATTGTGAAGTAGTATGACAGCTTTCATCAGCACACAATGGGATAGGGTGTTTAATGTGCGCCAATGATGCATCGTGATCTTGCGGTAAAGGTTGTTCAATCATTGCGATATCAAACTCTGTCAGTTGAATAAACAACTCTTCGAGATTGATCCCTGTCCACGCTTCATTCGCATCTAATACAATTTTAACCTTTGGTGCCGCTTCTCTGACAGCTCGAACGCGCTCGACAATAAGATCCTGATCAAGCTTCACTTTCAGTAGTTTGGCACCGTTCGCGACATAATCTCTAGCCTGTTTTGCCATAGCTTCTACAGTACCAATGGAGACCGTCATCGCGGTAATGATTTGAGCCGGTAGCTCAAACATACTATTTGGGAACTGTTGGTTATTTTGCTTGGCTTCCAAATCCCAAAGCGCACAGTCGACGGCATTACGTGCCGCTCCACCAGCTAATAAAGACTGAAGCTGATCTCTGAGCTCTTCAGGATCAGTCATACCTCGCTCAAAGGCGGCTTCAAGTGAACTGGCAGCTTGTTGAATCTGCGCTAGCACTGACTCCGACGACTCACCATATCTTGGGTAAGGCGTACACTCCCCTTGAGCTCGTTTACCATTATGTTCAATATAAACACGAACGACATGACACTCTGTTCGGCTACCTCGAGATATACGAAAAGGCGTTTGCATCGCGATAGTAATAGGTTCTGCTGTAATCTTCATAATTTAACTCGGTTGATGTTCGCTTTGACAAATGGAAATAGAAAATGATGAGGTCGTTAAAGTGAATGTCACAAATGTTCGAACTTTAATTGTACATTCAAATACACACAATTTAAGTCATAGAACTTAGGTCAATTGCCGATTGGGTTGTTTTTAATAACAACACTTCAATTTTAGGCTGG
The DNA window shown above is from Vibrio artabrorum and carries:
- the dgcA gene encoding N-acetyl-D-Glu racemase DgcA; amino-acid sequence: MKITAEPITIAMQTPFRISRGSRTECHVVRVYIEHNGKRAQGECTPYPRYGESSESVLAQIQQAASSLEAAFERGMTDPEELRDQLQSLLAGGAARNAVDCALWDLEAKQNNQQFPNSMFELPAQIITAMTVSIGTVEAMAKQARDYVANGAKLLKVKLDQDLIVERVRAVREAAPKVKIVLDANEAWTGINLEELFIQLTEFDIAMIEQPLPQDHDASLAHIKHPIPLCADESCHTTSQLSSLLGKYEMVNIKLDKTGGLTEALVLAEEAQRLGFTLMSGCMLGTSLAMRAALPIAVQSEVVDLDGPVLLGQDVSPALTYRDGMIIL